The Paraconexibacter algicola genome includes the window GTCTCGATCGGACTGCTCACCGCGCTCGGCCCGCACCGCCTGCGCACCCTCATCGTCGTCGCGGTCGTCGCCGCCTGCGCCGCCCCCGGACTCGTCTACGCGTTCGAGACCGACGCGCTCGTCGGCAACGGCGTCCCGCTCGACACGCGCGAGAGCGCCGGGCTGAAGCTCCTCGCGATCCTCGTGCCGTGCCTGCTCGCACTGCTCGCGATCGGCTGGGGGCTGCTGCGCTCGGAGGACCGCGTGCGCTGGACCGCCGCGCAGAGCCGCCGGGTCTGGCGCATCGTCGGGGTGCTCGCCGTGTCCGCCGCGTTCGTCGGCGCGTGCGTCGCGATGGCCGAGCACGGCGGCCCGCGCGGCGCGCTCGACTGGGCGACCTCGTCGTTCACCGAGGAGGCCAAGGACGAGCAGTTCGACCCCAGCCGCGTCGTCACCGCGAACTCCGGCAACCGCTGGACATGGTGGAAGGAGGCCGCGGGTGGCTTGCGCGACCGGCCGCTCGGCGGCTGGGGCGCCGGCTCGTTCCCCGTCGTCCACAAGCTCTACCGCGACGACCAGCTGAGCGTCGTGCAGCCGCACTCCGTGCCGCTGCAGTTCCTCGTCGAGACCGGCGTCGTCGGTGGGCTGCTCGCGCTCGGGGCGATCTTCACCCTGCTCGGCGTCGGGTACCTTCGCGTGCGCGACATGCGCCCCGGCCGGGAGCGGGAGCTCGGCGTGACCCTGCTCGCCGCCGGCGTGGCCTGGACCGTGCACGGCATCTTCGACTGGGACTGGTCGCTGCCCGGCGCGACGCTCCCGATGATGGTCGCGATGGGCACGCTCGTCGCGCTGCCCGCGCGCGCCGTGCCTCCGCGCGAGCGCAGCGTCGAGGCGCTGCTCGGCTCCTCCGCGTCCCCTGGCCGCTGGGGCCTCGTCGCGCTCGCCGCCCTGCTGGCGGCGGCGGCGATCGGATCGGCGCAGCTCCCCGCGCGCGCCGAGAGCGTCGCCGCGGAGGCCGAGACGATCGCCGGCGACCGGCAGGACCCGGTCGCGCTCGAGCAGGCCGCCGCCCGCGCCGACCTCGCCGCACGCCTCGATCCCGTGTCGGTGCGGCCGCTGTTCGTGGCGGCCGCGATCGCGCAGGGCCGCGGCCGGCTGATCGAGGCGCGCCGGCTGCTGCTCGACGCGGTCGACCGCCAGCCCTACAGCGCGGAGGCCTGGTACCGCCTGGCGCTCGTCGCGCTCGCGCTCGCCGACTTCGAGGGCTTCCAGGACGCCGCCACCCGCGCGCTGCGCAACGACCCGTCCAGCGGGACGGCGCTCGGGCTCGCGCGGCGCGCCGAGCTCGCGCGCACCCCGACGTCCGCGTCCGCGACCGCGACCGGCACGCCGCTCGCCGCCGCCGGCGCGGTGGCGCCCGTGGGCGTCGCCCCGGCGCCGACCGACCCGACCGGCGCCGCCGCGCCGACCGGTGCGGCCGGTGTCGCGCCGACCCCGGTCCCGACGCCGACGCCGGCGCCGACCGTGACCCCGGACGCGGTCGCGACGCCGGGCCTGCCCGCCTCGCCGTAGCCGGACCGGCGGGTCCGCCGGTCGGGCGGACGCCGGTCCCCGGGGCCGCTCAGGAGTCGGGCGCGACGAGGATCGGGACGATCCCCTTCAGCAGCGCGTAGCCCGCGCCGATCGCCACGAGGACGAGCAGGACGCCGATCACCCGCTCGCTCGGCAGCCACCGCGACGTCGCCGTGCGCGTCGCCGGCCGCCGGCGCTGCGGGCGCTGCGCGCGGCGTCCCCGGCCCGGGCGCGCGTTGTCGCGCAGCGCGAGCAGCTCGGCCCGCCGCGCCGCGCTGATCTGGACCGGGGCGGCCACCGGGGCCTGCGCCTCGTCGTCCTCCGGGAAGACGAGCTCCTCCTCCAGCTCCGCGTCGGCCGCGCCGAGCGCGTCCTGCTCGAGCGTCGGCCCGTCCACGTCAAGGTCGCCGTCCCCGTCGCCGTGGGGGAAGAGCTCCTCCTTGGACGGGACCGGCTTGCCGGCGCGGCGGGCCGCGCGACGGGCGTGCTTGGCGGCCTTCTTCTGGCGCTTGCGCTCCTGGGCGGCGGCCTGCTCGCGCGCCCGCTCGGCCCGCTCGCGCGCCTCCTCCTCGCGGGCGAGCTCCTCCTCCGCGAGCTCGGCACGCTCCTGCGCGTCCCGCTCGGCCTGCTCGAGCTCGGCGGCGTGCGCCTGCACGGCCGCGAGCTCCGCGTCGGCCGCCGCCTGCCGCTCCGCCTCCACGCGCGCCGTCTCGGCGGCGGCGAGCGCCTGCTCCTGCGCCGCGTCGCGCGCCTCCTGGGCCTGCTGCTCGGCGACCTCGCGCTCCTGGGCCTGCCGGTCGGCGAGCTCCTGGGCGGCCTGGGCCTGCTGCTTGGCCAGCGCGCGCTCGTGCGCCTCGCGCTCCGCGGCCTCGCGCGCGGCCTGCGCCTCCTGCTCGGCGAGCTCGCGCTCACGCGCCTCCCGCTCGGCCTCGAGCTGCGCGGCGCGCGCCTCCCGCTCCGCCGCGGCGCGCTCCTGCGCCGCCGCGGCCGCCTGCGCCTCCGCCTCCGCCGCCGCGGCCCGGGCGATCTCCGCGGCCGCGGCCGCCTCGTCGGAGGCCGCCGACAGCTCCTCGACCCGTGCCTCGAGCACCGCGCGCGCCGCCGCCTCCGCGTCGGCGCGGCCCGCCTGCTCGCGCGCCGCCTCCAGGGCCGCCTCGAGCTCCTGCTCGGTGCTCTCGCGCGCCCGCAGCTCGACCTCGGCCCGCTCCTGCGCCGCGAGCGCGGCGGCCTGCGCGGCCTCCAGGGCGCGCGCGACCCGGTCGCGCTCCTGCGCCGCCGCGGTCGCCTGCGCCTCGGTCTGCTCGACGAGCGCCTGGACCTCGCCGGCCTCGCGGTCCGCGGCGTCGGCGTCCTGCTCGGCCTGCAGGCGCAGCTCGGCCTGCTCGCGCGCCCGCCGCTCGGCGTCGGCGGCCTCGTCACGGGCAGCGCGCGCCGCGACCTCGAGCTGCTCGACCCGCTCCAGCGCGGCCGCCGTCTCCGCGTTCGCGGCGGCCACCGCGGCCTCGAGCTCCTCGATCTGCCGGTCGGCGAGCTCCTGCGCCTCGGTCCGGGCCGCGAGCGCCGCCGCCTCGGTCTCCTGCACGCGCCGCTCGGCCGCGGCGAGCGCCTCGGTCGCGCGGCCCAGCTCGGCCGCGAGCGTCTCGGCCGCCTCGTCGGACTCCTCGCGCACGGCGACGAGGTCGGACTCGAGCGCCGCCGCCGTCTCCCGCTGGCGCGTGGCGGTCTCGCGCAGCTGCTCGACCTCCGCGCTCAGCGCGGCGATCCGCTCCTGGGCCTCGCGCTCCTGCGCCGCCGCGGTCGCCTGCGCCTCGGCGAGCTGGCCGGACACGTCGGCGACGTGCTCGGCGTCCGCGCGCGCCTGCTCGTCGCGGGCGCGACCGGTCGCCTCCAGCTGCTCCTCGAGCGCCTGGATCCGGGCGCGCGCCTCGTCGAGCTCGCGGGCACGGTCGGCGGCCTCCTGCTCGGTCGCCGCGACGACCGCGGTCGTCCGCTCCACCTCGGCGACCGCCTCCGTGCGGGCCTGGCGCGCGGCGTCGGCGGCCTGCTCCAGCTCGTCGACGCGGGCCTGCAGCGGCGCGACCTGCGCGGCCTGCGGCTCGAGCTCGGCGACCCGGGCCTCCAGCGGGGACAGCTCGTCCAGCCGCGCGCGGAGCGCCGGCAGCGCCAGCGCGTCGGGCTCCAGCTGCTCGATCCGCCGCTCGGCGTCGGCCGCGCGGGCGGTCGCCGCGGCGAGCGCGGTGCGCGCGTCCTCGAGCTCGGCCTGCACGGCGCCCGCGCGGAGCGCGTCGGGGCGCAGCGTCTCGACCTGGGCGACGAGCTCGTCGACGCGCCGCCCGGCCTCCTGGGCGCGCCGCTCGGCCTCGTCCAGCGCGGTCCGGGCCAGCGTGAGGTCCTCGCGCGTGGCGTCGACCTCCTGTGCCGCCTCGCGCTCGCGCGCCTGCAGCGAGGCGCGCGTCGCCTCGAGCTCGGCCCGCAGGGCGGTCCGCTCACCGGTCGCCGCGTCGAGTGCCGTGCGCAGCTCGGTCGCCTGCGCCTGGGCGGCGTCGAGCGCCTCGCGGACGGTCGCCGCCTCGCCGCCGGCGGTGTCGAGCTGGGCTCGCAGCTCGGCGGCCCGTCCGTCGGCCGCCTCGAGCCGGGCGCGCAGCTCGGTCGTCTCCGCGGTCGAGCGCTCGAGCGTCTCCCGCGCGGTCGCGGCGTCCGCGGTCGCCGCGTCCAGGCGCCCGCGCAGCTCGGTCGCCTGCACGTCCGCGGCGTCGAGCGCCTCGCGGACCTCGGCGGTCTGCGCCGTCGCGGCGTCGCGCTGCTCGCGCACGGCCCGCGACTCGTCCTCCAGCGCGGCGAGCCGCGCGCGCGCCTCCTGCAGCTCGGCCGCGGTCGCGGCGGCCTGCTCCTGCGCCGCACGCAGCTCCTCCTGGGCGGCCTCGGTCTCGGCGCGGGCCGCGGCGAGGTCCGCGTCGGTCTCCTGCGCGTCGCTGCGGACCTCGTCCGCGCGGCGCTCGGCGTCCTGCGCGGCCTGCCGGGCGGCGGCGAGGTCGGCGCGCGCCGCCTCCTCGCGCTCGCGCGCCTCGCGGGCCTGCTGCTGCGCGGCCGCGGTCTCCTCCTGGGCGCGGGCGAGGTCGGTCGCGGAGACCTCCGCGGCCTCGCGCGCGGCCTGCGCCTCCGAGTCCGCCTCCTGCGCCCGGGCGAGCGCCGCGGCCGCCTCGAGCGTCGCGCTCTCCGCGGCGGCGCGCGCGTCGGCCAGCGACGCGTCGCGCTCCGCCACCGTGCGGGTCAGGGCGTCGCGCTCGGTCCGCAGCTCCTCGAGCTCCGCGGTCAGCTGCTCGCGCTCGTCCCCGAGATCGTCCAGGCGCGCCACGGCCTGCTCGCGTGCGCGGTCGAGCTCCGCCGCCCGCGCCTGCGCGGCCTCCTGCGCCTCGCGCAGCGCCGCCACCTGCGCGTCGCGGTCCGCGGTCAGCTCCGCGACCGCCGCCTCCGCCGTGGCGAGGCGGGCCGTCAGCCCGTCGCGCTCCGCGGTCGTCGCCTCCTGCTGGGCGGCGAGCGCCTCCTGCGCCTCGCGGGCCTCCGTCGCGCGCGCGTCGAGGGCGGCGCGCACGCGGTCGTGCTCATCGCGCAGGGTCGCGAGCTCGCCGGTCGCGCGGTCGTGCTCCTCGCGCAGGTCGGTCAGCTGCGCCAGCGCGGCCGCCTCCTGGTCCCGCAGGTCGGCCAGCTCCGCGTCGGCGGTCGCGATCCGCTCCTGTGCCCCGTCGCGCTCCTCGCGCGCCCGGGCGAGCGCCTCCTGCGCGGACCGCAGCTCGTCGGTGAGCTCCTGCAGCCGCGCGGAGGAGGCCTCACGCTCGGCCGCGAGCGCGGCAAGCTCCGTTGCGGTCCGGTCCCGCTCCCCGGAGACCGCGACCAGCCGTGCCTGCAGCTCCTCGCTGCGCGCTCCCAGCTCCTGCTCCAGCGCGGCGCGCGCGTCGGCCGCCTCGGTCGCGAGCCGTTCCGCCGCGACGCGGCGATCCGCCTCCTCCACGGCGCGCTGCTCGGCCGCCCGGAGGCGCTCCTCCGCCTCCTGGGCCTGTGCGATCGCCGCGGTCGCCCGCTCGGTGGCCAGCGCCGCCTCGCGCTCGGCCTCGCGGGCCTCCTCGCGCGCGTCCTGCGCGCCGACCCGCAGCTCCTGGGCCTCCTCGAGCGCCTGCGCCGCCCGCTCCTGCGCGGCCTCGCGCGCGGCGGTCTCGTCGTCCAGGCGCTCCCCGGCGTCCTGCGCGGCCGACCGGGCGGCCTGGAGCGCCGACCGCGCCTCCTCGAGCTCCCCGGTCAGCCGGGCGACCTGCGCCTGGAGGGCGGGCACGGCCTCGCCGCGCTCCTGCGCCTCCTGCGCGGCGGTCCGGGCGGCGGCGAGCGCCGTCTCGGCGTCGTCGGAGCGGGACTGCAGGGTCGCGAGGCGGTCCTGCGCCTCGGTCAGCTGCCGCTGCAGCGACTCGCGCAGGTCCCCGGCCCCGACGAGCTCGCCGGTCAGGTCGCGGATCTGGGCCTGGGCGTCGGCGAGCTCGCGCGTCGCGGTCGCCGCGCGCTCGCGCAGCTGCTCCGCGGAGGTCCGCTCCGCCGCCAGCGCACCCTCGAGATCGCGCGCCTGGGAGACCGCGCTCTCCGCCTCGCGCGCGGCCTGCTCGGCCCGCTCGGTCGAGCTCGCCAGCGACGCCTCGGCCTCGTCGGCGCGCTGCTCGAGCTCCTCGACGCGGCGCAGCAGCTCGACCTCGCGCTCGGCCAGGCCGTCCGCCTCCGCCGCGCGCTCCCGCAGCCCCGCGATGCTCTCCTGCGCCTCGCGGGCGTCGCGCTCGGCACGCTCGGCCCGGATCTCCGCCTCGGCGGCCCGCTCGGCCGCCTCCTCGGCGGCCTGCTCCAGCTGGGCGGCCCGATCGCGCGCGTCGGTGGTCCGCTGCTCGAGCGCCAGCAGCCGGCTCTGCGCCTCCGCGACCTGCGCGTCGAGCACCGTCGCCCGCTGCGCCTGGGCGGCCGCCTTCTCCCGCAGCTCGGTCTGCGCGGCGTTCGCGCCCTCGAGATCCCGGGCCAGCGAGGTCGCCTGCCGATCGAGCTCGGCGGCGCGCCGCTCGGCCTGCTCGGCGCGCTCCGTCAGCTGGGCGGCGACCGACCGGGCGAGCTGCGCCTCCTCGTCCAGGGCGGCGGACCGGGCCTCGGAGCGCTCCGCGCGCGCGACGGCCTCCTGGGCGGCGCGGGCGGCCTGCTCCTCCAGACGGGCCGCGCGACCGCGCTCCTGCTCGAGCGCCGCGCGGACCTCGGCGAGGGTCGTCTCGAGCTCCTGCGCCTGCGCGGTGCGCTCGCGCGCCTCGTCGCCGAGCGCCGCCAGGCGCTGCTCCGCGTCGCGGGCGCGGGACGCCGCCGCGTCCAGCTCCTGGGCCAGCCGGGTCGCCGACGCCGCGTCCTCCTCGCGGCGGGCGAGCGAGTCCTCGAGCTGGGCGATCTGCTCGGCGGTGACCGCCGCGCGCTCCGCGGCCTCCCGCGCGCGGGCCTGCTCGCCCTCCTGCGAGCGCGCGAGCTCGGCCCGGAGCGCGCGCAGCTCGTCCCCGCGCGCGACGACCTGCGCCTCGAGCTCCTGCACCCGCGTCGCCGTCTCGCCCGAGCGCTCCAGGGCCTCCGCCAGCTGCTCCTCCAGCGCGCGGGCACGCTCCTGCGCGGTGAGCGCCTGCTCCCGTGACCGGGCGGCGAGCTCCTCGGCGTCCTCGAGCGCCGCGACCCGCTCCCGGGCCCCTGCCAGCTCGACCTGCAGCTCGCGCAGCTCGGCCTGCACGCGGTGCGCGGTCGCCTCCGCCTCCTGCCGGGCCCCGCCCTGCGCACGCAGCCGCTCGCGCGCCTCGTCGAGCTCGGCGGCCGCCGCCTCGGCCGCGGTGCGGCGCAGCCGCTCCTGGTCCAGGGCCGCCTGTAGCGCCTCGGTGCGCGCCGCCTGCGCGCGCGTCTCCTCGAGCTCGCGCTCCAGCGCGGCGACCGCCTGCTGCGTCCGGGTCGCGGTCTCGTCGGCCTCGGCCGCCCGCTGCTGCGCGGTCTGCGCGGCGCGCTGCAGCTCCTCCAGGCGGCGCTGCGCCTCGTCGGCGCGCGCGTCGGCCGCCTGCCGGGCCTCGTGCGTGGCGGCGAGCCGGCCCTCCAGGGACCGCTGCGCGTCGTCGCGACGACGCAGCTCGGTCGCGGCGGCCGCCGCCTCCTCGCGGGCGCGGGCGGCCTCCTCGATCGCCTCGCGCGCCCGCTCGGCGAGCCGCTCGTTCTCGGTCTGCGTGCCCTCGGCCTCCGCCAGCGCCTCCGTCGCGGTCTCGCGCGCGCGCAGGGCCTCCGCCTCCGCGGCGGCCGCCTCCTGTCGGGCGAGCTCGCGGGCGCTCGTCGCAGCGGCGGTCGCCTCCGCGGCGGCCCGGCGCTCGCGCTCCAGCGCGTCCTGCGCGGCCGCGCGCGCCTGCTCGAGCTCCTCCCGGACGGCGGCGACCTGCGCGAGCGCGTCGGCGGCCTCCTGCTCCTTCGCCGCGAGCGCGTCGGCGAGGCGCTGCTGGGCGACCCGCACCTCCTCCTCGCGGGCCTGCTGCTCCTCCAGCGTGCGCGCGACCTGCTGCTCGCGCGCGCTCGCCTCCTCGGCGGCGCGCGCCTGGGCCTGCGCCGCGACCCGCGCGCGGGCCGCCTCGTCCTCGATCTCGGCGAGCTCGCGCTCCGCCCGCGCCCGCTCCTGCTCGCGCGCCGCCTCGACCTCGGCCGCCGCCCGCGCCACCAGGGCGCTCACCTCGGCCTGGCCCGCCTCGCGCACCCGGGCGATCTCCTGGTCCAGCGCCAGACGCGTCGACTGCGCCTGCCGCTGCACGCGCGCCGATGCGTCCTCCACCCGTCGCCGCGCCTCGCGCTCCTCCGCGGCGGTCCGCTCGGCGTCCTCCCGGGCACGCTGCAGCTGCTCCAGCCGCTCCTGCGCGTCGCGCAGCGCCTGGCGGCGCTCCTCCGCGGTCCGCTCCGCCTCCTCGCGGCGCCGGCGCTCGTCGCGCAGGGCCGACCGCAGACCGCCCTGCTCGCCGTCGGCCGGTGCGCTCGCGCGCTCGCCGCGGGCCGCCGGGCGCGGCAGGTCGACGAGCACGCCGCGCCCCGCGTCCAGCGCGTACGCCAGCCGGCCGCTGGCCAGCAGCTGGGCGGGCGCGGAGAACGCCGCCCGCCAGAACGGGCCGTCCGGGGCCGCGAGCGGCGCCACGTCGTCCGGGCCGGGGAGCGTCGCGAGGCGGTGACTGCGCCGCCCGTCGTCGATCACGAGGACCGGCGGGGAGAGCCGCTCACGGCCGTCGGCGCGCCAGCGCCCGGCGATCCGCAGCAGGACGGTGTCCGCCCCGGCGGCGACGTGCTCGAAGGTCTCGACCTCGAAGGCGGGGTGGCGTGGGCTCATGACGACGCGCCCGATCCGTCGGGCGAGGACGTGAGTCTAGGCGCGCGGACGGTCACGTCCGCAGGTCCGCCAGCGCGTCGAGGGCGGCGGCGAGCACCGCGTCGGGTCCCGCGGTCGCGTCGAGCACCCGGAAGCGTTCGGGCTCCGCGGCCGCGAGACCGTCGTACGCGGCCGCGATCGTCGCGAAGAAGTCGTCCCCCTCGCGCTCCAGCCGGTCGGCCTCCTCGCCGCGCACGCCCTGGCGCGCCCGGCCCGTCACCGCGTCCAGCCGCAGCAGCAGCGTGCGGTCCGGGGCCAGCCCACCGGTCGCCAGCGCGTTCACCGCCCGCACCGTGTCGACCCCCAGGCCACGACCGGCGCCCTGGTAGGCCAGCGAGGAGTCGACGAACCGGTCGAGCAGCACCCAGCGGCCCTCGTCGAGCAGCGGCCGCAGCCGCTCGGCGACCAGCTGGGCGCGCGCCGCCGCGTAGATCAGCGCCTCGGCCGCCGGATCGACCCGCAGCTCCGGGTCCTTCACGACCGTGCGCAGCCGCTCGCTCAGCGCCACCCCGCCGGGCTCGCGCAGCAGCACCACCGGCGTGCCCGCGCGCGCGAGCGACGCCTCGAGGGCGGCGGCGAGGGTCGACTTGCCCGCCCCGTCGATCCCCTCGATCGTGATGAGGCGTCCGGCCATCGTCCCGGAACCTACCGGCGTGACGGGCCTCGCGGGTCCCGGTCGACTCTCACGTTCGGTGCGTCGACTACCCTCGCGAGCCGTGTCCCTCCCGTCGCTCGAGCAGCACCCGCACGCGCAGGCCGTCCTCGGCCCCGCGCTCACCGGCGGACGGGCGTCGCACGCCTACCTCTTCCACGGGCCGCCCGGCGCCGGCAAGCGCGACGCCGCGCTCGGCCTCGCCGCGGCGCTGATCGCCGACGGGTCCCCCGACGCGGCCGGGGCCGCGCGCCGCGTGCGCGAGGGCGTGCACCCGGACTTCACGCACGTGCGCCCCAGCGGCGCCGGGGCGATGATCAAGGAGGACATCGAGGAGCCCGTCGTCATGGGCGCGACGCGCACGCCGTTCGAGGCGCGACGCCGCGTCTTCCTGCTCGAGCAGGCGGACACGATGAACGACACGGTCGCCAACCGGCTGCTCAAGACGCTCGAGGAGCCGCCGGACTACGTGCACCTGATCCTCGTCACCGACCGCTTCGGCGACGTGCTGCCGACGATCGTCTCGCGCTGCCAGCCGGTCCGCTTCGAGGCGCCGACGCCGCAGCAGCTGCGCGACGTCCTCGGCCGGGCGGGAGCGAGCCCGGAGGTCGCGGACGCCTGCGCCCGGCTCGGGCTCGGGGACGCGGAGCGCGCCCGGCGGCTCGCGCTCGGCGACGGGCCGGCACTGCGCCACGGGGCCGAGCGGCTCGCCCGCGCGATCGTCCGCGGCGAGCTCGTCGACCGGCCCTGGGAGGGCGTCCTGAAGGTCATGGGCGACCGCGCGCACGCCGAGTACGACGCCCGCATCGCCGCCACGGAGGAGGCGGTCGCGCTGCTCCCCAAGAAGGAGCAGAAGCGCGCGCAGAAGGAGGGGGAGACCGCGGCCAAGCGGATGATGCGCCGGACGATGAACGAGGCGCTCGACCACGGCCTGCAGCTCACCGGCCTGTGGTTCCGCGACCTCGCGTGCGTCGTCGACGGGGTCCCCGAGCTCGCGCACAACGCCGACCGTCGCGCCGAGCTGACCGCCGACGCGGAGCTCGTGCCGGACGCCCGCGCGCTGCGGGACGCGGTGGCGCTGGTCGACGAGACCCGCGCGCGGTTCCAACTGAACGTGACCGAGGAGCTCGCGCTCGAGGCACTCGCCTCCCGCGTCGAGCGCCGCCTGGCCGCCGTCCGCGACGCGTAGCGACCGGGCCTGGCGCCGGGCCGGTCTCCGGACGGTCACCGCGGGGTCACAGCCGCTTCACGCGATCCCCGCGCACGCAGGGGAATCTCGGGGCCATGACGGTCCGTCACGCGGTCTCCGGACTCCTCGTTCTCGCGGCGGCCGGCGCGGTCGCGACGCTCTGCGTGCAGCGCTCGGACGAGCTCGCGGACGCCCTGCGGGCCGTCACCCCGCTGACGTTCGCGGGGCTCGTGGCGCTGCACCTCGCCACGCTCGTCGCGCGGTCCGAGGCGTGGCGGCTGTCGCTCGGCGCGGTGGACGCGCGCGCGGTCGCGCGCCGCGACGTGTACGGCGCCAACGCGGGCGCCTTCCTGGCCGGGTCGCTGCAGGCGCACGTCGGGCTGCCCGTCCGCGTCGCGCTGCTGCGCCGCCTCAGCGGCGGCCGGGCGCCCCGGCCCGCGCAGATCGCGGTCGCCGACGTGCCGATCTTCGTCCTGGAGGTGGCGGGCGCCTGCCTGCTCCTCGTCG containing:
- the tmk gene encoding dTMP kinase yields the protein MAGRLITIEGIDGAGKSTLAAALEASLARAGTPVVLLREPGGVALSERLRTVVKDPELRVDPAAEALIYAAARAQLVAERLRPLLDEGRWVLLDRFVDSSLAYQGAGRGLGVDTVRAVNALATGGLAPDRTLLLRLDAVTGRARQGVRGEEADRLEREGDDFFATIAAAYDGLAAAEPERFRVLDATAGPDAVLAAALDALADLRT
- a CDS encoding O-antigen ligase family protein, with the protein product MQAVASQPTRAAGATTPALSDAHRDGRRVQIALLLVVLYGIFRNGATGLDAAAWTITLAALLGLAVVAVSLRPGGPRPRTARGGRVGLALLAAFALWSGLTFLWTVEPSGTWRELNRAVLYAIVAATAMAAASLAGDRAIERTALGLLAVATLTALWAIAGKLIPGVTLFGLVDLDHTRDLARLRAPLGYWNALALICVLGIPIGLRLTTDRARSPRVRLGALAILFLLATTQLMTYSRGGILALVVSIGLLTALGPHRLRTLIVVAVVAACAAPGLVYAFETDALVGNGVPLDTRESAGLKLLAILVPCLLALLAIGWGLLRSEDRVRWTAAQSRRVWRIVGVLAVSAAFVGACVAMAEHGGPRGALDWATSSFTEEAKDEQFDPSRVVTANSGNRWTWWKEAAGGLRDRPLGGWGAGSFPVVHKLYRDDQLSVVQPHSVPLQFLVETGVVGGLLALGAIFTLLGVGYLRVRDMRPGRERELGVTLLAAGVAWTVHGIFDWDWSLPGATLPMMVAMGTLVALPARAVPPRERSVEALLGSSASPGRWGLVALAALLAAAAIGSAQLPARAESVAAEAETIAGDRQDPVALEQAAARADLAARLDPVSVRPLFVAAAIAQGRGRLIEARRLLLDAVDRQPYSAEAWYRLALVALALADFEGFQDAATRALRNDPSSGTALGLARRAELARTPTSASATATGTPLAAAGAVAPVGVAPAPTDPTGAAAPTGAAGVAPTPVPTPTPAPTVTPDAVATPGLPASP
- a CDS encoding DNA polymerase III subunit delta', producing the protein MSLPSLEQHPHAQAVLGPALTGGRASHAYLFHGPPGAGKRDAALGLAAALIADGSPDAAGAARRVREGVHPDFTHVRPSGAGAMIKEDIEEPVVMGATRTPFEARRRVFLLEQADTMNDTVANRLLKTLEEPPDYVHLILVTDRFGDVLPTIVSRCQPVRFEAPTPQQLRDVLGRAGASPEVADACARLGLGDAERARRLALGDGPALRHGAERLARAIVRGELVDRPWEGVLKVMGDRAHAEYDARIAATEEAVALLPKKEQKRAQKEGETAAKRMMRRTMNEALDHGLQLTGLWFRDLACVVDGVPELAHNADRRAELTADAELVPDARALRDAVALVDETRARFQLNVTEELALEALASRVERRLAAVRDA